From Rhinopithecus roxellana isolate Shanxi Qingling chromosome 17, ASM756505v1, whole genome shotgun sequence, one genomic window encodes:
- the ADRA2B gene encoding alpha-2B adrenergic receptor isoform X2, protein MDHQDPYSVQATAAIAAVITFLILFTIFGNALVILAVLTSRSLRAPQNLFLVSLAAADILVATLIIPFSLANELLGYWYFWRRWCEVYLALDVLFCTSSIVHLCAISLDRYWAVSRALEYNSKRTPRRIKCIILTVWVIAAVISLPPLIYKGDQGPQPRGRPQCKLNQEVWYILASSIGSFFAPCLIMILVYLRIYLIAKRSNRRGPRAKGGPGQGESKQPRPNRGGALASAKLPALASLASAREVSGHSKSTGEKEEGETSEDTGTRALPPSWAALPNSGQGQKEGVCGASPEDEAEEEEEEEEEECEPQAGPVSPASACSPPLQQPQGSRVLATLRGQVLLGRGVGAIGGQWWRRRAQLTREKRFTFVLAVVIGVFVLCWFPFFFSYSLGAICPKHCKVPHGLFQFFFWIGYCNSSLNPVIYTVFNQDFRRAFRRILCRPWTQTA, encoded by the exons ATGGACCACCAGGACCCCTACTCCGTGCAGGCCACGGCGGCCATCGCGGCGGTCATCACCTTCCTCATCCTCTTCACCATCTTCGGCAACGCGCTGGTCATCCTGGCTGTGTTGACCAGCCGCTCGCTGCGCGCCCCTCAGAACCTGTTCCTGGTGTCGCTGGCCGCCGCCGACATCCTGGTGGCCACGCTCATCATCCCTTTCTCGCTGGCTAACGAGCTCCTCGGCTACTGGTACTTCTGGCGCAGGTGGTGCGAGGTGTACCTGGCGCTCGACGTGCTCTTCTGCACCTCGTCCATCGTGCACCTGTGCGCCATCAGCCTGGACCGCTACTGGGCCGTGAGCCGCGCGCTGGAGTACAACTCCAAGCGCACCCCGCGCCGCATCAAGTGCATCATCCTCACCGTGTGGGTCATCGCCGCCGTCATCTCGTTGCCGCCCCTCATCTACAAGGGCGACCAGGGCCCCCAGCCGCGCGGGCGCCCCCAGTGCAAGCTCAACCAGGAGGTCTGGTACATCCTGGCTTCCAGCATCGGATCGTTCTTTGCTCCTTGCCTCATCATGATCCTTGTTTACCTGCGCATCTACCTGATCGCCAAACGCAGCAACCGCAGAGGTCCCAGGGCCAAGGGGGGGCCTGGGCAGGGTGAGTCCAAGCAGCCCCGACCCAACCGTGGTGGGGCTTTGGCCTCAGCCAAGCTGCCAGCCCTGGCTTCTCTGGCATCTGCCAGAGAGGTCAGTGGACACTCGAAGTCcactggggagaaggaggagggggaaacCTCTGAAGATACTGGGACCCGGGCCTTGCCACCCAGTTGGGCTGCCCTTCCCAACTCAGGCCAGGGCCAGAAGGAAGGTGTTTGTGGGGCATCTCCAGAGGATGaagctgaagaggaggaggaggaggaggaggaagagtgtgAACCCCAGGCAGGGCCAGTGTCTCCGGCCTCAGCTTGCAGCCCCCCGCTGCAGCAGCCACAGGGCTCCCGGGTGCTGGCCACCCTACGTGGCCAGGTGCTCCTGGGCAGGGGCGTGGGTGCTATAGGTGGGCAGTGGTGGCGTCGACGGGCGCAGCTGACCCGGGAGAAGCGCTTCACCTTCGTGCTGGCCGTGGTCATTGGCGTTTTTGTGCTCTGCTGGTTCCCCTTCTTCTTCAGCTACAGCCTGGGCGCCATCTGCCCGAAGCACTGCAAGGTGCCCCATGGCCTCTTCCAGTTCTTCTTCTGGATCGGCTACTGCAACAGTTCGCTGAACCCTGTCATTTACACCGTCTTCAACCAGGACTTCCGCCGTGCCTTCCGGAGGATCCTGTGCCGCCCATGGACCCAGACGGCCTG A
- the ASTL gene encoding astacin-like metalloendopeptidase, with product MEDVGGLRPWVLGLLFLPGMILGAPLASSCPGACGTSFPDGLTPEGTQASWDKDIPAINQGLIPEETPESSFLIEGDIVRPSPFRLLSATSNKWPTGGGGVVEVPFLLSSKYDEPSRQVILEALADFERSTCIRFVAYQGQRDFISIIPMYGCFSSVGRSGGMQVVSLAPTCLQKGRGIVLHELMHVLGFWHEHARADRDRYIRINWNEILPGFEINFIKSRSSNMLTPYDYSSVMHYGRFAFSRRGLPTITPLWAPSVHIGQRWNLSASDITRVLKLYSCSPSGPRPRGRGSQAHSTGRRPALASPSLLQLLEALSVESRSPDPSASSAGGQPVPVGPGESPRGWESPVLKKLSVEASARQPQTLASSPRSRPGAGAPGIAQEQSWLAGASTEPTAPSSEAGIQPVSVQGSPALPGGCVPGNHF from the exons ATGGAGGATGTAGGGGGTCTCCGGCCTTGGGTGCTGGGTCTGCTCTTCTTGCCAG GTATGATCCTAGGAGCGCCCCTGGCCTCCAGCTGCCCAGGAGCCTGTGGTACCAGCTTCCCAGATGGCCTCACCCCTGAGGGAACCCAGGCCTCCTGGGACAAGGATATTCCTGCAATTAACCAAG ggCTCATCCCGGAAGAAACCCCAGAAAGCAGCTTCCTCATCGAGGGGGACATCGTCCGGCCG AGTCCCTTCCGTCTGCTGTCAGCAACCAGCAACAAGTGGCCGACGGGTGGTGGTGGTGTCGTGGAGGTCCCCTTCTTGCTCTCCAGCAAGTACG ATGAGCCCAGCCGCCAGGTCATCCTGGAGGCTCTTGCGGACTTTGAACGTTCCACGTGCATCAGGTTTGTCGCCTACCAGGGCCAGAGAGACTTCATTTCCATCATCCCCATGTATGG GTGCTTCTCGAGTGTGGGGCGCAGTGGAGGGATGCAGGTGGTCTCCCTGGCACCCACCTGTCTTCAGAAGGGCCGGGGCATTGTCCTTCACGAGCTCATGCATGTGCTGGGCTTCTGGCACGAGCACGCGCGGGCTGACCGGGACCGCTATATCCGTATCAACTGGAACGAGATCCTCCCAG gatTTGAAATCAACTTCATCAAGTCTCGGAGCAGCAACATGCTGACGCCCTATGACTACTCCTCTGTGATGCACTACGGGAG GTTTGCCTTCAGCCGGCGCGGGCTGCCCACCATCACACCGCTTTGGGCTCCCAGCGTCCACATCGGCCAGCGATGGAACCTGAGTGCCTCGGACATCACCCGGGTCCTCAAACTCTACAGCTGCAGCCCAAGTGGCCCCAGACCTCGTGGGAGAG GGTCTCAAGCCCACAGCACTGGTAGGAGACCCGCTCTGGCCTCCCCATCCCTGCTGCAGCTTTTGGAGGCACTGTCAGTGGAATCCAGGAGCCCCGACCCCAGCGCTTCCAGTGCAGGAGGCCAGCCTGTTCCTGTGGGGCCTGGGGAGAGCCCACGTGGGTGGGAGTCCCCTGTCCTGAAAAAGCTCAGTGTGGAGGCCTCGGCAAGGCAGCCTCAGACCCTGGCTTCCTCCCCAAGGTCAAGGCCTGGAGCAGGTGCCCCCGGTATTGCTCAGGAGCAGTCCTGGCTGGCCGGAGCATCCACTGAGCCCACAGCCCCATCTTCAGAAGCAGGAATCCAGCCAGTCTCTGTCCAGGGAAGCCCAGCTCTGCCAGGGGGCTGTGTACCGGGAAATCATTTCTAG
- the ADRA2B gene encoding alpha-2B adrenergic receptor isoform X1 — MDHQDPYSVQATAAIAAVITFLILFTIFGNALVILAVLTSRSLRAPQNLFLVSLAAADILVATLIIPFSLANELLGYWYFWRRWCEVYLALDVLFCTSSIVHLCAISLDRYWAVSRALEYNSKRTPRRIKCIILTVWVIAAVISLPPLIYKGDQGPQPRGRPQCKLNQEVWYILASSIGSFFAPCLIMILVYLRIYLIAKRSNRRGPRAKGGPGQGESKQPRPNRGGALASAKLPALASLASAREVSGHSKSTGEKEEGETSEDTGTRALPPSWAALPNSGQGQKEGVCGASPEDEAEEEEEEEEEECEPQAGPVSPASACSPPLQQPQGSRVLATLRGQVLLGRGVGAIGGQWWRRRAQLTREKRFTFVLAVVIGVFVLCWFPFFFSYSLGAICPKHCKVPHGLFQFFFWIGYCNSSLNPVIYTVFNQDFRRAFRRILCRPWTQTAWGACC, encoded by the exons ATGGACCACCAGGACCCCTACTCCGTGCAGGCCACGGCGGCCATCGCGGCGGTCATCACCTTCCTCATCCTCTTCACCATCTTCGGCAACGCGCTGGTCATCCTGGCTGTGTTGACCAGCCGCTCGCTGCGCGCCCCTCAGAACCTGTTCCTGGTGTCGCTGGCCGCCGCCGACATCCTGGTGGCCACGCTCATCATCCCTTTCTCGCTGGCTAACGAGCTCCTCGGCTACTGGTACTTCTGGCGCAGGTGGTGCGAGGTGTACCTGGCGCTCGACGTGCTCTTCTGCACCTCGTCCATCGTGCACCTGTGCGCCATCAGCCTGGACCGCTACTGGGCCGTGAGCCGCGCGCTGGAGTACAACTCCAAGCGCACCCCGCGCCGCATCAAGTGCATCATCCTCACCGTGTGGGTCATCGCCGCCGTCATCTCGTTGCCGCCCCTCATCTACAAGGGCGACCAGGGCCCCCAGCCGCGCGGGCGCCCCCAGTGCAAGCTCAACCAGGAGGTCTGGTACATCCTGGCTTCCAGCATCGGATCGTTCTTTGCTCCTTGCCTCATCATGATCCTTGTTTACCTGCGCATCTACCTGATCGCCAAACGCAGCAACCGCAGAGGTCCCAGGGCCAAGGGGGGGCCTGGGCAGGGTGAGTCCAAGCAGCCCCGACCCAACCGTGGTGGGGCTTTGGCCTCAGCCAAGCTGCCAGCCCTGGCTTCTCTGGCATCTGCCAGAGAGGTCAGTGGACACTCGAAGTCcactggggagaaggaggagggggaaacCTCTGAAGATACTGGGACCCGGGCCTTGCCACCCAGTTGGGCTGCCCTTCCCAACTCAGGCCAGGGCCAGAAGGAAGGTGTTTGTGGGGCATCTCCAGAGGATGaagctgaagaggaggaggaggaggaggaggaagagtgtgAACCCCAGGCAGGGCCAGTGTCTCCGGCCTCAGCTTGCAGCCCCCCGCTGCAGCAGCCACAGGGCTCCCGGGTGCTGGCCACCCTACGTGGCCAGGTGCTCCTGGGCAGGGGCGTGGGTGCTATAGGTGGGCAGTGGTGGCGTCGACGGGCGCAGCTGACCCGGGAGAAGCGCTTCACCTTCGTGCTGGCCGTGGTCATTGGCGTTTTTGTGCTCTGCTGGTTCCCCTTCTTCTTCAGCTACAGCCTGGGCGCCATCTGCCCGAAGCACTGCAAGGTGCCCCATGGCCTCTTCCAGTTCTTCTTCTGGATCGGCTACTGCAACAGTTCGCTGAACCCTGTCATTTACACCGTCTTCAACCAGGACTTCCGCCGTGCCTTCCGGAGGATCCTGTGCCGCCCATGGACCCAGACGGCCTG GGGGGCCTgctgctga